One window from the genome of Salvia miltiorrhiza cultivar Shanhuang (shh) chromosome 7, IMPLAD_Smil_shh, whole genome shotgun sequence encodes:
- the LOC130993851 gene encoding uncharacterized protein LOC130993851 has protein sequence MEHQHIAKKGKGLISSFFKKRDRQDTQDNEDSLESSNSTMAAGNQTNQSPSPPMEQNSVTCIERDPGKRKQLCEYSVNARDDIRRAYLKAGPYQPKMEAYPVKKFGTQNRNFQKRWFDKFHWLEYSLSTNKAYCFYCFLFISEVNLPGSSALVKEGFDNWKRINQGKNCAFLTHVGSAATSPHTMCLRRAKDLMRPVGHIDKVMHSQTIIEKERNRLRLKTSITSLRWLALQGCAFRGHDESSSSSNRGNFIELMKAFANMNKEVNEVVLDNAPKNAQYIAPEIQKELLNIMANRVRQMIREEVGDKYFCILVDEAQDISKQEQMTIILRFVNDHGILTERFFAI, from the coding sequence atggaGCATCAACATATTgcaaagaaaggaaaaggacTTATATCTTCTTTCTTTAAGAAACGTGATCGTCAAGATACTCAAGACAATGAAGATAGCTTGGAATCTTCAAATTCAACCATGGCCGCTGGAAATCAAACTAATCAATCTCCTTCACCTCCTATGGAGCAAAATTCAGTTACATGTATTGAGCGTGATCCGGGTAAAAGGAAACAATTGTGTGAATATTCTGTTAATGCACGAGATGATATAAGACGTGCATATCTAAAAGCTGGGCCTTATCAACCGAAAATGGAAGCGTATCCTGTTAAAAAGTTTGGCACTCAAAATCGTAACTTTCAGAAGAGATGGTTTGATAAGTTTCATTGGCTGGAGTATTCGCTTTCCACAAATAAGGCATAttgtttttattgctttcttttcatCAGTGAAGTTAATCTGCCTGGCTCTTCTGCATTAGTCAAGGAAGGATTTGACAATTGGAAAAGAATAAATCAAGGAAAAAATTGTGCATTCCTTACTCATGTTGGTTCTGCAGCTACATCACCACATACTATGTGCTTAAGACGTGCAAAAGATTTGATGAGGCCAGTTGGGCATATAGACAAAGTGATGCATTCTCAAACGATTATTGAGAAGGAGAGGAATCGACTGCGCTTGAAGACCTCGATCACAAGCCTCCGATGGCTTGCACTTCAAGGTTGTGCTTTTAGAGGTCATGACGAGTCTTCATCTTCATCGAATCGTGGGAATTTTATTGAATTGATGAAGGCTTTTGCAAATATGAATAAGGAGGTAAACGAAGTTGTTCTTGATAATGCTCCGAAAAATGCCCAATATATTGCTCCAGAAATTCAAAAAGAGCTTTTGAATATTATGGCCAACAGAGTACGTCAAATGATTCGTGAAGAAGTTGGagataaatatttttgtattctTGTTGATGAAGCACAAGATATCTCCAAGCAAGAGCAAATGACCATTATCTTGAGGTTTGTCAATGATCATGGAATTTTAACTGAACGCTTTTTTGCAATTTAA
- the LOC130995363 gene encoding uncharacterized protein LOC130995363 isoform X1 produces the protein MVETRRSSSASKRTLSDSSPPLQNAKRSKAAEASASSMNDSSASEEVVGAAVVKDSEAGSADLAGGSLKQPDDLTPPPGKAAEAVAEGDSNLDANKGKSSGMLINVGRKRQLKSNETETGDAWGKLLSQCSQNSHVVMHGPTFSVGQGRQCDLWVRDPLISKLLCNLKHIESEGGESVTLLEIKGNKGLVQVNGTAYAKDSTITLNGGDEVVFSSSTKHAYIFQLLTNTGELTTSEPPSVSILEAHGGSTNGLHIEARSGDTSAVAVASTLASLSHLTNELSLIPPSPRNGEDVQQGSEISSVPSACKVSDNCIIDTEMKGPSACNDDVSAAVVGNTGAPSSDIANDNLNNDAEIGKIVGGNNDLRPVLHFLAGPSASEFNIGLSRILDEHNRGRGDQLKGSRPPIPQSSRRQKFKESLRQGLIDVKDLDVSFEKFPYYLSETTKTVLIASSYIHLKCGNLGKLTSELPTVCPRILLSGPGGSEIYQETLTKALAKFFGVRLLIVDTITLPGGPITKEVDSLKESSKPERASVFAKRTTAAVHNKKPASSQEANITGVSAIASPAQPKHELSTATSKNYTFRKGDRVKFVGSLASGFPPPFRGPTYGSRGKVVLAFEGNGYSKIGVRFDRAVPEGNDLGGLCEEDHGFFCSADSLRPESSNGNDIDELAINELFEVASMESKRGSLILFVKDIEKSVIGNLEAYTAFKMKLEALPDNVVVIASHTQTDTRKDKPQPGGLLFTKLSNQTAFFDIAFGDNFGKLQDKNKEALKSMKQLSRLFPNKVTIQIPQDEAMLEDWKQKLDRDVETMKSQSNIALFHSVLSRTSLVCPDLETLCIKDQALSGENVERAIGWAVTHHYMHYTLPKFIDKKMVISSASIKYGLDILQGIQDENKSLKKSLKDVVTDNEFEKKLLAEVIPPGDIGVSFDNIGALENVKETLKELVMLPLQRPELFSKGQLRKPCKGILLFGPPGTGKTMLAKAVATEAGANFINISMSSITSKWFGEGEKYVKAVFTLASKISPSVIFVDEVDSMLGRRETPGEHEAMRKMKNEFMVNWDGLRTKDKERVLVLAATNRPFDLDEAVIRRLPRRLMVSLPEAQNREKILKVILATEEMGPDVDLEAVAKMTEGYSGSDLKNLCVAAAHYPIRQILEKEKKEKALALAENRPLPSLHSCSDVRCLSMDDFKHAHEQVCASVASESQNMNELQQWNELYGEGGSRKKTSLSYFM, from the exons ATGGTTGAGACGCGGCGGAGCTCGTCTGCCTCGAAGCGCACTCTAAGTGATTCCTCACCTCCTCTGCAAAACGCCAAGCGATCCAAG GCGGCTGAGGCGTCGGCTTCATCAATGAATGATTCGTCGGCGTCGGAGGAAGTGGTGGGCGCCGCCGTGGTGAAGGATTCGGAGGCCGGATCGGCTGATCTGGCTGGCGGCAGCTTGAAGCAGCCTGATGACTTGACGCCGCCGCCGGGGAAGGCGGCTGAGGCGGTGGCCGAAG GTGATTCCAATTTAGATGCTAATAAAGGGAAGTCGAGTGGGATGCTAATAAATGTCGGGCGAAAGCGGCAGCTGAAATCTAATGAAACTGAAACTGGGGATGCATGGGGCAAACTCCTATCTCAGTGTTCACAG AATTCCCATGTTGTTATGCATGGCCCTACATTTAGTGTTGGTCAAGGCCGCCAGTGTGACTTGTGGGTACGAGATCCATTAATCAGTAAGTTGTTGTGTAATCTGAAGCACATTGAGTCTGAG GGTGGGGAATCAGTTACACTCCTTGAAATCAAGGGAAATAAAGGACTTGTTCAAGTTAATGGAACGGCTTACGCAAAAGATTCCACTATCACTTTAAATGGAGGTGATGAGGTGGTCTTTAGCTCATCGACTAAACATGCTTAT ATTTTCCAACTCCTTACCAACACCGGAGAATTGACAACTAGCGAGCCGCCTTCAGTCAGCATATTAGAAGCTCATGGTGGATCCACAAATGGATTACATATCGAGGCTAGATCAGGTGATACTTCTGCAGTTGCCGTTGCGTCAACTCTGGCCTCACTCTCGCATCTCACAAATGAATTATCTCTTATTCCACCATCACCTCGGAATGGTGAGGATGTTCAGCAAGGGTCTGAAATTTCATCGGTACCTTCTGCTTGCAAAGTGTCAGACAATTGTATCATTGACACCGAAATGAAAGGTCCCTCTGCCTGTAATGACGATGTTTCTGCAGCAGTTGTTGGGAATACTGGTGCTCCATCTTCTGATATTGCCAATGATAACTTGAACAATGACGCTGAAATTGGGAAGATTGTAGGTGGAAACAATGACTTAAGACCCGTTTTGCATTTTTTAGCAGGTCCCTCAGCTTCTGAGTTTAATATAGGCCTATCGCGAATTCTTGATGAGCATAACAGAGGCAGAGGAGATCAACTAAAGGGTTCTCGTCCTCCGATTCCACAGTCGTCAAGACGTCAAAAATTCAAAGAGAGCTTACGGCAAGGATTAATAGATGTGAAAGATCTGGATGTTTCGTTTGAGAAATTTCCCTATTATCTAAG TGAGACAACCAAGACTGTCCTTATTGCTTCATCATACATACATTTGAAGTGTGGAAATTTGGGAAAGCTTACTTCAGAGCTCCCTACGGTGTGCCCAAGAATTTTGTTGTCAGGTCCAGGAG GTTCTGAAATATATCAGGAAACATTGACTAAGGCACTTGCTAAGTTTTTTGGCGTGAGACTACTTATAGTTGATACTATTACATTACCGGGT gGACCAATAACAAAGGAAGTTGATTCCTTAAAAGAAAGTTCAAAGCCCGAGAGAGCTAGTGTGTTTGCTAAGCGAACTACTGCTGCTGTACACAATAAGAAACCAGCGTCAAGTCAGGAGGCTAATATCACCGGGGTTTCTGCTATAGCCTCTCCTGCTCAGCCTAAGCATGAACTATCTACCGCTACATCAAAGAACTACACTTTCAGAAAAG GTGATAGAGTAAAGTTCGTGGGCTCATTAGCATCAGGCTTTCCCCCTCCATTTAG GGGTCCAACTTATGGTTCCAGAGGCAAGGTGGTTCTTGCTTTTGAAGGAAATGGCTATTCTAAGATTGGGGTTAGATTCGATAGAGCAGTTCCCGAAGGTAATGATCTTGGGGGCCTCTGCGAAGAAGATCATGGTTTCTTTTGTTCAG CCGATTCACTACGTCCTGAAAGCTCCAACGGAAATGACATAGATGAGCTTGCCATTAATGAGCTCTTCGAG GTTGCATCGATGGAAAGTAAAAGGGGCTCGTTAATTTTGTTTGTCAAAGACATCGAGAAATCGGTGATCGGGAATCTGGAGGCATATACAGCCTTCAAAATGAAGCTGGAAGCTTTGCCTGATAATGTTGTTGTGATAGCTTCACATACTCAGACAGACACCCGAAAGGACAAA CCACAACCTGGTGGATTGCTTTTCACAAAATTATCAAACCAAACAGCATTCTTCGACATTGCTTTCGGG GATAATTTTGGTAAATTGCAAGATAAAAATAAAGAGGCCCTAAAAAGTATGAAGCAACTCAGTCGTCTTTTCCCAAACAAAGTGACTATACAGATTCCCCAG GACGAAGCCATGTTGGAGGACTGGAAACAAAAGTTAGATCGAGACGTTGAGACAATGAAATCACAGTCAAATATTGCCCTTTTCCACTCG GTGCTAAGTCGGACTAGCCTTGTTTGTCCTGATTTGGAAACATTATGCATTAAGGATCAAGCTTTGTCTGGTGAAA ATGTTGAAAGAGCTATTGGCTGGGCTGTAACTCATCACTACATGCACTACACTCTCCCAAAGTTCATAGATAAAAAAATGGTTATTTCAAGTGCAAG TATCAAATATGGGCTCGACATTCTACAAGGCATCCAAGATGAAAACAAGAGTTTGAAGAAATCTCTCAAG GACGTGGTCACTGATAATGAATTCGAGAAAAAGCTCCTTGCTGAGGTCATTCCACCCGGTGACATTGGAGTCAGTTTCGACAACATTGGAGCGTTGGAAAATGTGAAGGAAACTTTGAAGGAATTAGTGATGCTACCTCTGCAAAGGCCAGAGTTGTTCAGCAAAGGACAGCTTAGAAAA CCTTGTAAGGGAATATTGCTCTTTGGGCCTCCCGGCACAGGTAAAACAATGCTTGCAAAAGCTGTAGCAACGGAAGCTGGTGCAAATTTCATCAATATATCCATGTCAAGCATCACGTCAAAG TGGTTTGGTGAAGGGGAGAAATACGTGAAAGCAGTCTTCACTTTGGCCAGCAAAATATCGCCTAGCGTTATTTTTGTTGATGAG GTTGACAGTATGTTAGGGAGACGGGAAACCCCAGGAGAGCACGAAGCAATGcgtaaaatgaaaaatgaatttatgGTGAACTGGGATGGCTTGCGTACAAAGGATAAGGAACGTGTACTGGTACTTGCAGCAACAAATAGGCCTTTTGATTTGGATGAGGCAGTAATCAGGAGGCTTCCCAGGAG GTTGATGGTCAGTCTGCCCGAAGCTCAAAATAGGGAGAAAATCTTGAAGGTGATATTAGCCACAGAAGAGATGGGTCCAGATGTTGATCTGGAAGCAGTTGCTAAAATGACCGAGGGGTATTCAGGAAGTGATCTAAAG AATCTTTGTGTGGCAGCTGCACATTACCCAATAAGACAAATTttggagaaggagaagaag GAGAAAGCTTTGGCTCTGGCTGAGAACAGACCATTGCCTTCATTGCATAGCTGTTCTGATGTTCGGTGCCTGAGTATGGATGACTTCAAACACGCACACGAACAG GTATGTGCAAGTGTTGCATCAGAATCACAAAACATGAACGAGCTTCAACAGTGGAACGAATTATACGGGGAGGGTGGATCAAGAAAGAAGACATCACTTAGCTACTTCATGTAG
- the LOC130995363 gene encoding uncharacterized protein LOC130995363 isoform X2: MGQTPISVFTVLYLDLFGAIFPSQNSHVVMHGPTFSVGQGRQCDLWVRDPLISKLLCNLKHIESEGGESVTLLEIKGNKGLVQVNGTAYAKDSTITLNGGDEVVFSSSTKHAYIFQLLTNTGELTTSEPPSVSILEAHGGSTNGLHIEARSGDTSAVAVASTLASLSHLTNELSLIPPSPRNGEDVQQGSEISSVPSACKVSDNCIIDTEMKGPSACNDDVSAAVVGNTGAPSSDIANDNLNNDAEIGKIVGGNNDLRPVLHFLAGPSASEFNIGLSRILDEHNRGRGDQLKGSRPPIPQSSRRQKFKESLRQGLIDVKDLDVSFEKFPYYLSETTKTVLIASSYIHLKCGNLGKLTSELPTVCPRILLSGPGGSEIYQETLTKALAKFFGVRLLIVDTITLPGGPITKEVDSLKESSKPERASVFAKRTTAAVHNKKPASSQEANITGVSAIASPAQPKHELSTATSKNYTFRKGDRVKFVGSLASGFPPPFRGPTYGSRGKVVLAFEGNGYSKIGVRFDRAVPEGNDLGGLCEEDHGFFCSADSLRPESSNGNDIDELAINELFEVASMESKRGSLILFVKDIEKSVIGNLEAYTAFKMKLEALPDNVVVIASHTQTDTRKDKPQPGGLLFTKLSNQTAFFDIAFGDNFGKLQDKNKEALKSMKQLSRLFPNKVTIQIPQDEAMLEDWKQKLDRDVETMKSQSNIALFHSVLSRTSLVCPDLETLCIKDQALSGENVERAIGWAVTHHYMHYTLPKFIDKKMVISSASIKYGLDILQGIQDENKSLKKSLKDVVTDNEFEKKLLAEVIPPGDIGVSFDNIGALENVKETLKELVMLPLQRPELFSKGQLRKPCKGILLFGPPGTGKTMLAKAVATEAGANFINISMSSITSKWFGEGEKYVKAVFTLASKISPSVIFVDEVDSMLGRRETPGEHEAMRKMKNEFMVNWDGLRTKDKERVLVLAATNRPFDLDEAVIRRLPRRLMVSLPEAQNREKILKVILATEEMGPDVDLEAVAKMTEGYSGSDLKNLCVAAAHYPIRQILEKEKKEKALALAENRPLPSLHSCSDVRCLSMDDFKHAHEQVCASVASESQNMNELQQWNELYGEGGSRKKTSLSYFM; encoded by the exons ATGGGGCAAACTCCTATCTCAGTGTTCACAG TTCTCTATCTTGACTTGTTTGGTGCAATTTTCCCGTCCCAGAATTCCCATGTTGTTATGCATGGCCCTACATTTAGTGTTGGTCAAGGCCGCCAGTGTGACTTGTGGGTACGAGATCCATTAATCAGTAAGTTGTTGTGTAATCTGAAGCACATTGAGTCTGAG GGTGGGGAATCAGTTACACTCCTTGAAATCAAGGGAAATAAAGGACTTGTTCAAGTTAATGGAACGGCTTACGCAAAAGATTCCACTATCACTTTAAATGGAGGTGATGAGGTGGTCTTTAGCTCATCGACTAAACATGCTTAT ATTTTCCAACTCCTTACCAACACCGGAGAATTGACAACTAGCGAGCCGCCTTCAGTCAGCATATTAGAAGCTCATGGTGGATCCACAAATGGATTACATATCGAGGCTAGATCAGGTGATACTTCTGCAGTTGCCGTTGCGTCAACTCTGGCCTCACTCTCGCATCTCACAAATGAATTATCTCTTATTCCACCATCACCTCGGAATGGTGAGGATGTTCAGCAAGGGTCTGAAATTTCATCGGTACCTTCTGCTTGCAAAGTGTCAGACAATTGTATCATTGACACCGAAATGAAAGGTCCCTCTGCCTGTAATGACGATGTTTCTGCAGCAGTTGTTGGGAATACTGGTGCTCCATCTTCTGATATTGCCAATGATAACTTGAACAATGACGCTGAAATTGGGAAGATTGTAGGTGGAAACAATGACTTAAGACCCGTTTTGCATTTTTTAGCAGGTCCCTCAGCTTCTGAGTTTAATATAGGCCTATCGCGAATTCTTGATGAGCATAACAGAGGCAGAGGAGATCAACTAAAGGGTTCTCGTCCTCCGATTCCACAGTCGTCAAGACGTCAAAAATTCAAAGAGAGCTTACGGCAAGGATTAATAGATGTGAAAGATCTGGATGTTTCGTTTGAGAAATTTCCCTATTATCTAAG TGAGACAACCAAGACTGTCCTTATTGCTTCATCATACATACATTTGAAGTGTGGAAATTTGGGAAAGCTTACTTCAGAGCTCCCTACGGTGTGCCCAAGAATTTTGTTGTCAGGTCCAGGAG GTTCTGAAATATATCAGGAAACATTGACTAAGGCACTTGCTAAGTTTTTTGGCGTGAGACTACTTATAGTTGATACTATTACATTACCGGGT gGACCAATAACAAAGGAAGTTGATTCCTTAAAAGAAAGTTCAAAGCCCGAGAGAGCTAGTGTGTTTGCTAAGCGAACTACTGCTGCTGTACACAATAAGAAACCAGCGTCAAGTCAGGAGGCTAATATCACCGGGGTTTCTGCTATAGCCTCTCCTGCTCAGCCTAAGCATGAACTATCTACCGCTACATCAAAGAACTACACTTTCAGAAAAG GTGATAGAGTAAAGTTCGTGGGCTCATTAGCATCAGGCTTTCCCCCTCCATTTAG GGGTCCAACTTATGGTTCCAGAGGCAAGGTGGTTCTTGCTTTTGAAGGAAATGGCTATTCTAAGATTGGGGTTAGATTCGATAGAGCAGTTCCCGAAGGTAATGATCTTGGGGGCCTCTGCGAAGAAGATCATGGTTTCTTTTGTTCAG CCGATTCACTACGTCCTGAAAGCTCCAACGGAAATGACATAGATGAGCTTGCCATTAATGAGCTCTTCGAG GTTGCATCGATGGAAAGTAAAAGGGGCTCGTTAATTTTGTTTGTCAAAGACATCGAGAAATCGGTGATCGGGAATCTGGAGGCATATACAGCCTTCAAAATGAAGCTGGAAGCTTTGCCTGATAATGTTGTTGTGATAGCTTCACATACTCAGACAGACACCCGAAAGGACAAA CCACAACCTGGTGGATTGCTTTTCACAAAATTATCAAACCAAACAGCATTCTTCGACATTGCTTTCGGG GATAATTTTGGTAAATTGCAAGATAAAAATAAAGAGGCCCTAAAAAGTATGAAGCAACTCAGTCGTCTTTTCCCAAACAAAGTGACTATACAGATTCCCCAG GACGAAGCCATGTTGGAGGACTGGAAACAAAAGTTAGATCGAGACGTTGAGACAATGAAATCACAGTCAAATATTGCCCTTTTCCACTCG GTGCTAAGTCGGACTAGCCTTGTTTGTCCTGATTTGGAAACATTATGCATTAAGGATCAAGCTTTGTCTGGTGAAA ATGTTGAAAGAGCTATTGGCTGGGCTGTAACTCATCACTACATGCACTACACTCTCCCAAAGTTCATAGATAAAAAAATGGTTATTTCAAGTGCAAG TATCAAATATGGGCTCGACATTCTACAAGGCATCCAAGATGAAAACAAGAGTTTGAAGAAATCTCTCAAG GACGTGGTCACTGATAATGAATTCGAGAAAAAGCTCCTTGCTGAGGTCATTCCACCCGGTGACATTGGAGTCAGTTTCGACAACATTGGAGCGTTGGAAAATGTGAAGGAAACTTTGAAGGAATTAGTGATGCTACCTCTGCAAAGGCCAGAGTTGTTCAGCAAAGGACAGCTTAGAAAA CCTTGTAAGGGAATATTGCTCTTTGGGCCTCCCGGCACAGGTAAAACAATGCTTGCAAAAGCTGTAGCAACGGAAGCTGGTGCAAATTTCATCAATATATCCATGTCAAGCATCACGTCAAAG TGGTTTGGTGAAGGGGAGAAATACGTGAAAGCAGTCTTCACTTTGGCCAGCAAAATATCGCCTAGCGTTATTTTTGTTGATGAG GTTGACAGTATGTTAGGGAGACGGGAAACCCCAGGAGAGCACGAAGCAATGcgtaaaatgaaaaatgaatttatgGTGAACTGGGATGGCTTGCGTACAAAGGATAAGGAACGTGTACTGGTACTTGCAGCAACAAATAGGCCTTTTGATTTGGATGAGGCAGTAATCAGGAGGCTTCCCAGGAG GTTGATGGTCAGTCTGCCCGAAGCTCAAAATAGGGAGAAAATCTTGAAGGTGATATTAGCCACAGAAGAGATGGGTCCAGATGTTGATCTGGAAGCAGTTGCTAAAATGACCGAGGGGTATTCAGGAAGTGATCTAAAG AATCTTTGTGTGGCAGCTGCACATTACCCAATAAGACAAATTttggagaaggagaagaag GAGAAAGCTTTGGCTCTGGCTGAGAACAGACCATTGCCTTCATTGCATAGCTGTTCTGATGTTCGGTGCCTGAGTATGGATGACTTCAAACACGCACACGAACAG GTATGTGCAAGTGTTGCATCAGAATCACAAAACATGAACGAGCTTCAACAGTGGAACGAATTATACGGGGAGGGTGGATCAAGAAAGAAGACATCACTTAGCTACTTCATGTAG